Proteins encoded by one window of Lactobacillus paragasseri:
- a CDS encoding ABC transporter ATP-binding protein: protein MDQAKQQTKGNRLKVLGRLLKVVLTTSPWMLIVSVITIILAAGSAVIGSLFIERLIDTYVTPLLHEKVPNYGPLLNAILVMFGIYAIGFISNYLFSMLMGVLAQKVQFRVRNETFTHMESLPIAYFDQNNYGDIMSRYTNDIDTLMQMISQSLPQFLNSALSLIFVIVAMFSLSWQLTLFSFIIFGLSFGIVRFLTVKSSYYFKVQQNKLGQINGYDEEMLNGLKVIKVFSHEPEAEEGFDKFNEELRGASGKANTYATVLFPIMGNMGNLLYVLIAFIGGAAAINGWAPLTLGAIASFLQLSRQFSMPIAQISQQLNSIVLALAGAQRIFELEDEPSEVDNGDVIMSANPDVKNSWYWDVPEKNGDIKKVPIKGHIVFDHVNFSYVPEKQILHDINIDAKPGMKVALVGETGAGKTTISNMLNRFYEIQSGKITYDGVPISQIRKNDLRHSLSIVLQETHLFTGTIMDNIRFGKPNASDDEVYQAARLAHADEFIHELDDGYETVIDGDGGDLSQGQMQLLSIARAMIADEPVMILDEATSSIDTRTERMVQAGMDNLLAGRTSFVIAHRLSTIVNSDLILVLDHGHIIERGNHEELLKQKGYYYELYTGKKELD from the coding sequence ATGGATCAAGCAAAACAACAAACTAAAGGAAATCGTCTTAAAGTTTTAGGTCGTCTGCTAAAAGTAGTCTTAACTACTAGTCCTTGGATGTTAATCGTTTCAGTAATTACTATCATTTTGGCAGCTGGATCAGCGGTAATTGGATCCTTATTCATTGAGCGATTAATTGATACATATGTTACTCCCTTACTGCATGAAAAGGTTCCTAACTATGGTCCATTACTGAATGCAATTTTAGTAATGTTTGGAATTTATGCAATTGGCTTTATTTCTAACTATCTTTTTAGCATGCTAATGGGAGTGTTAGCTCAAAAAGTTCAATTCCGGGTTCGTAATGAGACATTTACCCACATGGAATCTCTGCCGATTGCTTACTTTGATCAAAATAATTATGGTGATATCATGAGTCGCTATACTAATGATATCGACACCTTAATGCAGATGATCTCACAATCGCTACCACAATTTTTGAATTCAGCTCTAAGTTTGATTTTTGTTATTGTGGCAATGTTCAGTTTAAGCTGGCAATTGACTTTATTCTCTTTTATTATTTTTGGTCTATCATTTGGAATTGTTAGATTTTTAACTGTGAAGTCTAGCTACTACTTCAAGGTTCAACAAAATAAATTAGGTCAAATTAACGGTTATGACGAAGAAATGCTTAATGGTTTAAAAGTCATTAAGGTCTTTTCACATGAACCTGAAGCTGAAGAGGGCTTTGATAAATTTAATGAAGAACTGCGTGGAGCATCTGGGAAGGCTAATACTTATGCGACCGTTTTGTTCCCAATTATGGGTAATATGGGAAATTTATTGTACGTATTAATTGCCTTTATCGGAGGAGCTGCAGCAATTAACGGCTGGGCACCATTGACTTTAGGTGCAATTGCTTCTTTCTTACAATTATCGCGGCAATTTAGTATGCCGATTGCTCAGATTTCACAGCAATTGAATTCAATCGTTTTGGCTTTAGCTGGTGCGCAGAGAATTTTTGAGTTAGAAGATGAGCCTTCGGAAGTTGATAATGGCGACGTTATTATGTCGGCCAATCCCGACGTTAAAAATAGTTGGTATTGGGATGTTCCTGAGAAGAATGGTGATATTAAAAAAGTTCCAATTAAAGGACATATTGTTTTTGATCATGTGAACTTTTCATATGTTCCTGAAAAGCAAATTTTGCACGATATTAATATTGATGCTAAACCGGGTATGAAAGTTGCCTTAGTCGGTGAAACTGGTGCTGGTAAGACGACTATTTCTAATATGCTTAATCGTTTCTATGAGATTCAGTCTGGAAAGATTACGTATGATGGCGTTCCAATTTCTCAAATTAGAAAAAATGATTTACGCCATTCTTTATCGATTGTTTTACAAGAAACGCACCTCTTTACTGGTACAATCATGGACAATATTCGATTTGGAAAACCAAATGCGAGTGATGACGAGGTTTATCAAGCTGCTCGTTTAGCACATGCTGATGAATTTATTCATGAGCTAGATGATGGATATGAGACTGTAATTGATGGAGATGGTGGCGATTTGTCACAAGGTCAAATGCAGTTATTAAGTATTGCTAGAGCCATGATTGCTGATGAACCGGTGATGATCTTAGATGAAGCAACATCAAGTATTGATACTAGGACTGAACGAATGGTTCAAGCAGGGATGGATAACTTGCTTGCTGGTAGAACTAGTTTTGTGATCGCCCACCGTTTATCAACCATTGTTAACTCAGACCTCATTTTAGTTCTGGATCATGGTCATATTATTGAACGTGGTAATCACGAAGAACTTTTGAAGCAAAAAGGCTATTATTACGAGTTGTATACTGGTAAAAAAGAATTAGATTAG
- a CDS encoding ABC transporter ATP-binding protein, which produces MVNVLRKSIRQYKKLSLTSPVLVAGEALIEMLIPYLVGILIDKGIMKGNMGYINKWGLILFVLTLISLSLGAAASYVSAHAAAGFAANLRKDMFYHIQDFSFSNIDKFSSASLVTRLTTDVTNVQNAYQMLIRIAVRAPLMLIFSIIMSVIISPRLSLIFVVIAPIFVLILALIIKSAYPYFPRIFKGYDVMNQDVRENIRGIREVKTYVQEEAQIEKFEKSSGFIYKLFSTAQKIMSLNALVVMAVLNISTLAICWFGAKEIVGGSLQTGQLVSMFSYSNSVLFSLNILAMITTQLVISEASGKRIAAVLTEKSAIENPRKPLKDVTNGDIVFDHVNFKYSPDEKHYALEDINLHITPGETIGIIGETGSSKSTLVSMIPRLYDVTSGAVRVAGHNVKSYELKALRDKVAMVLQKNVLFSGTVEENLKWGNENATHEEVVAAAKIAHADGFIREMPDGYNTMIEQGGNNVSGGQKQRITIARALLKNPEILILDDSTSAVDTTTEREIRESLAKDMPTTTKIIISQRVVSIKDADRIIVMNHGTIQAIGTHEELMKTNELYHSIAKFQEENNAGK; this is translated from the coding sequence ATGGTTAATGTGTTACGTAAGTCAATTCGGCAATATAAAAAATTGTCATTGACTTCCCCAGTCCTAGTTGCAGGTGAAGCTTTAATTGAAATGCTGATCCCGTACTTGGTTGGTATTTTAATTGATAAGGGAATTATGAAAGGAAATATGGGATACATCAATAAATGGGGCCTAATCCTTTTCGTATTAACTTTAATTTCCTTATCTTTAGGTGCAGCTGCCAGTTACGTTTCTGCACATGCAGCAGCCGGCTTTGCAGCTAATTTAAGAAAAGATATGTTTTATCATATTCAAGATTTTTCTTTCAGCAATATTGATAAATTTTCTAGCGCTAGTTTGGTAACGCGACTTACTACAGACGTAACTAATGTACAAAACGCTTATCAAATGCTAATCAGAATTGCCGTTCGTGCACCGCTGATGCTAATTTTTTCAATTATTATGTCAGTCATAATTAGTCCAAGACTATCTTTAATCTTTGTGGTAATTGCTCCAATCTTTGTTTTAATTTTGGCATTAATTATTAAAAGTGCATATCCTTACTTTCCACGTATTTTTAAAGGATACGATGTAATGAATCAAGATGTTCGTGAAAATATTCGTGGAATTCGTGAAGTAAAGACTTACGTTCAAGAAGAAGCTCAAATTGAAAAATTTGAAAAATCTTCAGGTTTTATCTATAAGCTTTTCTCAACTGCGCAGAAAATCATGTCACTTAATGCGTTAGTTGTAATGGCAGTTCTTAATATTTCGACTTTGGCAATCTGCTGGTTTGGTGCTAAAGAAATTGTTGGTGGAAGCTTGCAAACTGGACAATTAGTTTCAATGTTTTCATATTCAAACTCTGTTTTATTTAGTTTAAACATCCTAGCTATGATTACTACGCAATTGGTTATTTCAGAAGCTAGTGGTAAACGTATTGCAGCTGTTTTAACTGAAAAGTCAGCGATTGAAAACCCACGTAAACCACTTAAAGATGTGACAAACGGTGATATTGTTTTTGATCATGTTAACTTTAAATACTCGCCAGATGAAAAGCATTATGCTTTAGAAGATATTAATTTACATATTACGCCAGGTGAAACAATTGGTATTATTGGTGAAACTGGTTCATCAAAATCGACTTTAGTTTCCATGATTCCGCGTCTTTATGATGTAACATCTGGTGCAGTTAGAGTGGCTGGACATAATGTTAAGTCATATGAACTAAAGGCTCTTCGTGATAAAGTTGCAATGGTTTTACAAAAGAATGTTTTGTTCAGTGGAACTGTTGAAGAAAACTTAAAATGGGGAAATGAAAATGCAACGCACGAAGAAGTCGTAGCTGCTGCTAAAATTGCACATGCTGATGGCTTTATTCGTGAAATGCCAGATGGCTATAATACTATGATTGAACAAGGCGGAAATAATGTTTCTGGTGGTCAAAAACAAAGAATTACGATTGCACGTGCATTGTTAAAGAATCCGGAAATTCTAATTCTAGATGATTCAACTTCCGCAGTTGATACAACAACTGAACGTGAAATTCGTGAATCTTTGGCTAAAGATATGCCAACAACGACTAAGATTATTATTTCGCAAAGAGTTGTTTCAATTAAAGACGCTGATCGGATTATTGTTATGAATCATGGTACCATTCAAGCAATTGGAACTCATGAGGAGCTAATGAAGACTAATGAGCTTTATCACTCAATCGCTAAGTTCCAAGAAGAAAATAATGCAGGAAAGTAG
- a CDS encoding DUF1129 domain-containing protein, with product MDPKDQNKSENTEAAKNSTVGNVKQEKLKKAHEQNSREEEIKKMPPKELRKKLSNKNQDYVFRLEKFLAEDQNYTMDQVEPAIDQILPEIIVAQRKGIPASSLYQKAPREKAIEIANPKKEAPKNKFWMHAVDNGLLYFVIFAGFFGVVQLFNMNSKQQNGVQQMGILTVASVTILFGILMAYYNDLVTREKSKRPSTWKVVLIGIFLVGIVMVWITITSMPFLRVINPVLNPWVYIVLAVIAFFVRRWFRQKYHVVDPLQIKRENEIAARRRNRRS from the coding sequence ATGGATCCAAAAGATCAAAACAAGAGTGAAAATACTGAAGCAGCTAAAAACTCAACAGTAGGTAACGTAAAACAAGAGAAATTAAAAAAGGCACATGAACAAAATTCTCGTGAAGAAGAGATTAAGAAGATGCCGCCAAAAGAATTACGAAAGAAGTTAAGTAATAAAAATCAAGATTATGTCTTTCGTTTGGAAAAATTTCTGGCAGAAGATCAAAACTACACTATGGATCAAGTAGAACCTGCAATTGATCAAATCTTGCCAGAAATTATTGTTGCACAACGTAAAGGTATTCCAGCATCCAGCTTGTACCAAAAAGCTCCAAGAGAAAAAGCAATTGAAATTGCTAATCCAAAAAAAGAAGCACCCAAGAATAAGTTCTGGATGCATGCAGTAGATAATGGCTTACTTTACTTTGTGATCTTTGCAGGGTTCTTTGGCGTAGTACAATTGTTTAATATGAACTCTAAACAACAAAATGGTGTGCAACAGATGGGAATTTTAACTGTTGCTTCTGTTACCATCTTGTTTGGTATTTTGATGGCATATTATAACGATTTAGTAACCAGAGAAAAGAGCAAACGACCATCGACGTGGAAGGTAGTCTTAATAGGAATCTTCCTAGTCGGAATAGTTATGGTGTGGATTACAATTACTTCAATGCCATTCTTACGTGTGATTAACCCAGTTCTTAATCCATGGGTTTACATTGTGCTAGCAGTTATCGCTTTCTTTGTCCGCAGATGGTTCCGTCAAAAGTATCACGTTGTCGATCCACTGCAAATTAAACGTGAAAATGAGATTGCAGCACGTAGAAGAAATCGCAGAAGTTAA
- the ychF gene encoding redox-regulated ATPase YchF — protein sequence MSLTAGIVGLPNVGKSTLFNAITKAGAEMANYPFATIEPNVGMVEVPDSRLARIQELIPAKKIVHTTFEFTDIAGLVKGASKGEGLGNKFLENIRQTDAIVHVVRAFDDDNITSVTGKVDPEEDINTINLELAIADLDAVNRRIGKVQKVAQQGDKEAKAEMAVLNKLKPVLEEGKAARSIDFNEDEQKIVKGLFLLTSKPVIYVANIAESSMADPESDKYYQIVKKHAESENAEALGISAATEEEIASMDEDERKEFLEMEGVEESGLDRLIKAAYHILGLRTFFTAGGPETRAWTFHEGMKAPQVAGVIHSDFERGFIRAEVVSFDDLDKLETMQKVKEAGKLRLEGKDYVVQDGDIIEFRFNV from the coding sequence ATGTCATTAACTGCAGGTATTGTTGGATTGCCAAATGTTGGTAAATCTACTTTGTTTAACGCGATTACTAAGGCTGGTGCTGAAATGGCAAACTATCCATTTGCTACTATTGAACCAAATGTGGGGATGGTTGAAGTTCCAGATAGTCGTCTAGCTCGCATTCAAGAATTAATTCCAGCTAAAAAGATTGTTCATACCACTTTTGAATTTACTGATATTGCTGGTTTAGTAAAGGGCGCATCTAAAGGTGAAGGACTTGGAAATAAATTCCTTGAAAACATTCGCCAAACGGATGCAATTGTTCATGTAGTAAGAGCTTTTGATGATGACAATATCACTTCAGTTACTGGTAAAGTTGATCCTGAAGAAGATATCAACACAATTAATCTTGAATTGGCGATTGCGGACTTAGATGCAGTTAACCGTCGAATTGGAAAAGTTCAAAAAGTTGCACAACAAGGTGATAAAGAAGCTAAGGCTGAAATGGCTGTTTTGAACAAGTTAAAACCTGTTCTTGAAGAAGGAAAGGCTGCCCGTTCAATTGATTTTAATGAAGATGAACAAAAGATTGTAAAGGGGCTATTTTTACTTACTTCTAAACCAGTTATTTATGTTGCTAATATTGCTGAAAGCTCAATGGCTGATCCTGAAAGTGATAAGTATTACCAAATTGTCAAAAAGCATGCTGAAAGTGAAAATGCTGAAGCTTTAGGTATCAGTGCTGCTACTGAAGAAGAAATTGCTTCAATGGATGAAGATGAAAGAAAAGAATTTCTTGAAATGGAAGGCGTTGAAGAATCTGGTCTTGATCGTTTAATCAAGGCTGCTTATCATATTTTAGGACTTCGTACTTTCTTTACTGCTGGTGGTCCTGAAACTCGTGCTTGGACTTTCCATGAAGGGATGAAAGCACCACAAGTTGCTGGTGTTATTCACTCAGACTTTGAACGTGGATTTATTCGAGCAGAAGTTGTTTCATTTGATGACTTAGACAAACTTGAAACCATGCAAAAAGTTAAGGAAGCAGGAAAGCTTCGTCTTGAAGGAAAAGATTACGTAGTTCAAGACGGTGATATTATTGAATTTAGATTTAATGTTTAG
- a CDS encoding DUF951 domain-containing protein translates to MYHLGDVVQMKKPHACGENKWEILRMGADIRIKCLGCGHLIMMPRAEFNKKLKKVLHSANDPVNLKEEYYVPKENIAVPHFE, encoded by the coding sequence ATGTATCATTTGGGCGATGTAGTGCAGATGAAGAAACCACATGCATGTGGTGAAAACAAGTGGGAAATCTTGCGGATGGGTGCAGACATTCGCATTAAATGCTTAGGGTGCGGTCATTTAATTATGATGCCTCGAGCAGAATTCAATAAAAAATTAAAAAAGGTGCTGCATTCAGCAAATGATCCAGTTAACTTAAAAGAAGAATATTATGTTCCAAAGGAAAACATTGCTGTACCACACTTTGAATAA
- a CDS encoding ParB/RepB/Spo0J family partition protein yields MVRNSKEPKKRGLGRGLEALFDESPQVQETEEITEIPLDEIRPNPYQPRKTFDNKSLKELSESIKENGVFQPIIIRKSVNGYEIIAGERRFRASKLAKKKTIPAIIRKFDEAQMMEVAVLENLQREDLTPLEEAQAYEMLQKNLGLTQAEVSKRLGKSRPYIANYLRLLTLPQKTKRLLQRGELSMGQARTLLGLKDKDGIDDLAKKVVKNGITVRQLESLVAKLNEKEKKPKKKAIKKSAFIRASESQLTDKFGTSVNITESKKGNGHLAIDFASTDELNRILDLLGINLDK; encoded by the coding sequence ATGGTAAGAAACTCTAAAGAACCAAAAAAGCGTGGGTTAGGACGTGGGTTAGAAGCCTTATTTGATGAAAGCCCACAAGTGCAAGAAACTGAAGAAATTACAGAAATTCCTTTAGATGAAATTAGGCCTAATCCCTACCAACCAAGAAAGACCTTTGATAACAAGAGTCTAAAAGAGTTGTCTGAATCAATTAAAGAAAATGGTGTCTTTCAACCAATTATTATTCGCAAATCGGTTAACGGCTATGAAATTATTGCAGGTGAGCGTCGTTTTCGTGCCTCTAAATTAGCTAAGAAAAAGACCATTCCAGCAATTATTCGTAAATTTGATGAAGCTCAAATGATGGAAGTTGCAGTTCTAGAAAACTTGCAACGTGAAGACTTAACACCATTAGAAGAAGCTCAAGCTTATGAGATGCTTCAAAAAAACTTAGGCTTAACTCAAGCAGAAGTTTCAAAAAGATTAGGAAAGTCTCGTCCATATATTGCAAACTATCTTCGTTTACTTACCTTGCCGCAAAAGACTAAACGTCTTCTTCAAAGAGGAGAATTATCAATGGGGCAAGCAAGAACACTGCTTGGCTTAAAAGATAAGGATGGAATCGATGACTTAGCTAAAAAAGTGGTTAAGAACGGAATTACTGTTCGTCAATTAGAGTCATTAGTGGCTAAGTTAAATGAAAAAGAAAAGAAGCCTAAGAAGAAGGCTATTAAAAAGTCTGCTTTTATCAGAGCTAGCGAATCTCAATTAACTGATAAATTTGGAACTAGCGTAAACATTACAGAAAGCAAAAAGGGAAATGGTCATTTAGCGATTGATTTTGCTTCGACTGATGAATTAAATCGAATTTTAGATTTACTAGGGATAAATTTAGATAAATAA
- a CDS encoding ParA family protein, whose protein sequence is MVQIISVANQKGGVGKTTTTINLGASIANHGYKVLIVDIDPQGNATSGLGIEKSTVDKDIYNVLIDEIPLSETIHHTETKNLDAVPATIQLAGAEMELTSMMARETRLKQGIDEVSHEYDFILIDCPPSLGQLSINAFTASDSILIPVQSEYYAMEGLSQLLNTIRLVQKHFNKNLGVEGVLLTMLDARTNLGAEVVKEVQSYFNKKVYKTIIPRITKLAEAPSYGKPITEYAPKSRGSQVYDSLAKEVLKAHGKKL, encoded by the coding sequence ATGGTTCAAATTATTTCGGTTGCTAATCAAAAAGGTGGCGTCGGTAAAACAACGACGACAATTAATTTAGGTGCCAGCATTGCAAATCATGGTTATAAGGTTTTAATTGTTGATATTGATCCTCAAGGAAATGCAACGTCTGGTTTAGGTATTGAAAAATCAACTGTAGATAAGGATATCTATAATGTTTTAATTGATGAAATTCCCCTGTCTGAGACAATTCATCATACTGAAACTAAAAATCTAGATGCAGTTCCTGCTACAATTCAATTAGCTGGTGCTGAGATGGAATTAACATCAATGATGGCACGTGAAACTAGATTGAAACAAGGAATTGATGAGGTTAGTCATGAGTATGACTTTATCTTGATTGACTGTCCACCATCTTTGGGGCAACTTTCAATTAATGCCTTCACTGCTTCAGATTCTATCTTAATTCCAGTACAAAGCGAATACTATGCAATGGAAGGGCTAAGCCAATTATTAAATACGATTCGTTTAGTTCAAAAGCACTTTAATAAAAACTTGGGCGTAGAAGGCGTTCTACTAACTATGTTAGATGCAAGAACGAATTTGGGCGCTGAAGTTGTTAAGGAAGTTCAATCTTACTTTAATAAAAAAGTGTATAAGACAATTATTCCGAGAATTACCAAATTGGCTGAAGCACCAAGTTATGGTAAGCCAATTACAGAATATGCTCCAAAATCTCGGGGTTCACAAGTGTATGATTCCTTAGCAAAAGAGGTGTTGAAAGCTCATGGTAAGAAACTCTAA